GCGATGCGCTCATCGACGATCTGGAGCTCGAGGAGCGTCTTGAGCTGCTGCTGCAGGCTATCCGGAGCCATCCGCGAGTTCTCCAGCCGCTCGTGCGGCACGCATACGCCGACGCGCCGCGTAAGACGCCATCAGGATGCCGATCTCGTAGAGCGCGAGCAGGGGACCTGCCATCATCGCCATGGGGACGACATCGCCTGGGGTGAGGACCGCTGAGACGATGACGAGGATCAGGATGGCATAGCGACGATGCTCGCGGAACGTGCCGGGCTGCATGATGCCCATGCGCGCCAGGAACGCCATCACCAAAGGTAGTTCAAACGCGATTCCGAACGCAAGGACGAGCTGCATCAGGAAGCCGATGTACTCGTCGAACGTCCACAGGTTCTCCGGCTTGAGAACGATATCGCTCGAACGCCACAGATTCGCCGACATCTCGAGCAAGAGCGGCGCGGCGACGAGGAATGCGAACGCCACGCCGAACAGGAAGAAGGCGGTCATCACGACGAAGAGGGGCAGAGCGACGCGCTTCTCGCGGTGCTTCAGCGCCGGAAGGACGAACGCCCAGACCTGGTAGAGAATGATCGGCGACGCCAGCACGATCCCCGCCGCGATGCACAGCTTGAACAGAGCTGTGAACGGCTCCATCGGGCTGCGGAAGTTGGGGACGAAGTGGGTCGTGTCGGAGGCGTTGGCTCGGAGCCAGAGCTCGAGGAAGCGCGTCGTGTCGGAGCCGATTCCCAGGTTGCCGATGCGCTCGATGATGCCCGCGAAGACGTTCTGCAGGCGCATGTTCTGGGGCGTGAGCAGCAGGTTGTAGAGCTGCTTTCGGAAGGGGAACGCGAGCGCGACCCCCACGCCGAGGGCGATCAGGGAGCGAATGAGACGCGTTCTGAGCTCATCCAGGTGCTCGAGAAACGTCATCGAGCCTTCAGGACTGGCAGCTCTGCGCCGCAAGCGCTCTGGCTCCTATCGGCGATCCGTCGAACGCTACGATGCCTTGGGCGGGGTTTCGGTCTTGTTGGCGGACGCGGTGGTCTTCGGGGTGTCGTTGTCTTCGATGGCGCTGGTGATCTCGTTCTGTACCGACTTGCCCGCCTTCTTGAACTCCTGAATCGCCTGCCCGACGGACCGCGCCATGTCCGGCAGTCGCTTGGGACCGAAGAACAGCAGGACGATCACGATGATGAGAGTGATCTCCAGCGGACCCAGATTGAAAGGCATTGTTGTCTCCTGTGGTCAGCCGTCGCGCTGACGGCGCAACGCGAAGTATAGCGCGGCGAGGTACCCATAGCAATTCGACGGCGAGCCCGAAACGCGTTCCCGTTAGCGCAGAGCCAGGTTCCAGCCGAGATCGGATTCGGTTAGACTCGCACCACGATTCGCGCCGACGTGAGTTGACCCAAAGGAGGACGATGTGGACCTGACGCCGAAGCAGAAGCGAGAGTTCTACGAACTGGGATACATTGCGCTGAGGGGAGCGATTCCGCGCATCATGGTCGATGCGGCGCGGCAGGTCATCAAT
This DNA window, taken from Candidatus Poribacteria bacterium, encodes the following:
- the tatC gene encoding twin-arginine translocase subunit TatC, producing the protein MRRRAASPEGSMTFLEHLDELRTRLIRSLIALGVGVALAFPFRKQLYNLLLTPQNMRLQNVFAGIIERIGNLGIGSDTTRFLELWLRANASDTTHFVPNFRSPMEPFTALFKLCIAAGIVLASPIILYQVWAFVLPALKHREKRVALPLFVVMTAFFLFGVAFAFLVAAPLLLEMSANLWRSSDIVLKPENLWTFDEYIGFLMQLVLAFGIAFELPLVMAFLARMGIMQPGTFREHRRYAILILVIVSAVLTPGDVVPMAMMAGPLLALYEIGILMASYAARRRMRAARAAGELADGSG
- a CDS encoding twin-arginine translocase TatA/TatE family subunit, with amino-acid sequence MPFNLGPLEITLIIVIVLLFFGPKRLPDMARSVGQAIQEFKKAGKSVQNEITSAIEDNDTPKTTASANKTETPPKAS